In Arcobacter sp. CECT 8983, the DNA window CTTAATTTATGAAGTAAATCATACAAAAGTCGATGTTTTAAATAGTTATGAATATTTTGCAATAGTTGTCTTTCTTTTCGAATGGATTGGAAGACTCTGGGTTTATAGTGATGTAAGAAAAAGAGTAATATTAGACTATGAAGAATCACTTTTTTTAGCAAAAAAATATAAACTCTCAAAATCTTTAAAAAAAGCTTTTAAAGAAAAGCTTGAATTTATTTTTTCTCCCATGTCAATAATTGACTTATTAGCAATCCTTCCTGCATATAGACCTCTTAGAGTTTTAAGAATATTTTTATTATTTAGATTATTTAAAATCATTAGATATACCAACTCTTTAAAAGAGTTTTTAAGTATTTTTGTTGAGAGAAAGTTTGAATTATATACTTTAGCAATTTTAAGTGGTATTGTAATATTTTTTGGTTCAACAATTATGTTTGTATATGAAGGTCCTTCTGGTGTAAATGACCAAGTTAATAACTTTTTTGATGCAGTTTATTGGTCTTTAATTACAATTTCAACAGTTGGTTATGGTGATATTGTTCCTATTACTCCTGAAGGAAAGTTTGTTACTTTAGTACTTGTAATAAATGGTTTTTTAGTTATTGCTTTTAGTACTTCTATTGTAACAACAGCTCTAGCACAAAGAATGGAAACAATAAAAAAGAATAGAGTTGAAAATGAAGTTAATAAACTAACTGAATTTGTGATAATTTGTGGCTACAGTATTATGGCAAAAAATTTGGTAAGAGAGCTTACAAAACATAAGAAAAAAGTTTTAATAGTTGATGATAATGAAAAGAATATAAGTTTTGCCCAAAATGATAATTTATTAGCAATTTTAGATGACCCTACAAATATGGATTTTCTAAAGAAAATTGGAGTAGGCAATGGAGCTTCTACTATTATTACTCTATATGAAGATGACGCTACAAATCTTTCTATTGTTTTAGGTGCAAGAGCATTAGATAGAAAGATTAAAATTATAACCTTA includes these proteins:
- a CDS encoding NAD-binding protein; the encoded protein is MKNSIVNGFYKLDSSLKYTSFKEFTRNILENNHYKYKKYFDFCMIFLVLSTIGILIYEVNHTKVDVLNSYEYFAIVVFLFEWIGRLWVYSDVRKRVILDYEESLFLAKKYKLSKSLKKAFKEKLEFIFSPMSIIDLLAILPAYRPLRVLRIFLLFRLFKIIRYTNSLKEFLSIFVERKFELYTLAILSGIVIFFGSTIMFVYEGPSGVNDQVNNFFDAVYWSLITISTVGYGDIVPITPEGKFVTLVLVINGFLVIAFSTSIVTTALAQRMETIKKNRVENEVNKLTEFVIICGYSIMAKNLVRELTKHKKKVLIVDDNEKNISFAQNDNLLAILDDPTNMDFLKKIGVGNGASTIITLYEDDATNLSIVLGARALDRKIKIITLVNDQEVENKLRLAGADFTINSNEISAYVAGEYIGQPVAFEAVDGILLNDELSAEVDEIEIVEEMDIIDKSINLINFENYNLTLIGIINNSNRYNFIFNPINVNYTLKEKDILIVIGFKESLKDLRSDLLSKKFKREK